A segment of the Orcinus orca chromosome 4, mOrcOrc1.1, whole genome shotgun sequence genome:
AGAGATCCAACCAGTAGGAATGTTTTGGTAACCGGTCTGCCCCGGACTGAGGCCTCACTTCGTGGTTCTGTTGCGGCCTCTCGGCTTCACCCAAGCCTCGCCGCTCCCGGGGACCATCCCGACCATCTTCGGCCGCCAAGCCCACCTCCATCTTGCAGCAGTCGCCACGCCACAATCTGAGTAGTCGGAAATCCTCAGCTCCCGGTCTTCCGCGTTCACCTCGCCGGAAAAGTGGACGAAGTCcgacccccccccgccccacaacGCATGCGCTGTTCCCCGCCCCGGAAATGGGCCCTGTACCCGCCCCGGAAGTGAGCCCTGTACCCGCCCCTCCCAGTGCGCAGGCGTCGCCCGTCGGCCCGCTACCTCCGTGACTGCGGACGGACAGCGGCGTCTCCACTTGGAGGCGGGGGAAGCTGTCCGCCCGTTCCGCCCTGCAGCGTCCAGGTGGGAAGCCGGTTACTCAGGTTTCGTTAGAAGAAATACTCTCTGGCCGGACCGGAAGTCACTTCACGTCCCATTCCTGACAGGTGATTGATTCCACCTTGGAAGTGCCCATGGTCGCCCCTCCTTATCCCTGTATTCCTTTTGGGTCCTTATGCCAAGGTTTTAAAAGAGCCTCCTCTAATGGGTTTTGTACTGTCCCTAACATGTTACACTTATTTGATTAAATTCTGTAAACAGCTCTAATGAGGTTGACATCATAAGTGTGAGGGTAAGTTTCTAAAGGGGCCAGAGAGCAAAACGTGAGAGTTTTGTATGTACCTCAAAGGAGTGAATTTAAGAATAATCCAAGGGTTTGGGAGTGTGATCCCCCATGACATTAGAAtgttagcagaaagaaaatgatttacCATTGTAGGCAAGGGAAAATTCTCCTCTACTCTCTTTGGGTCTCCAGCTGGGcataagaattaaattgacataagacaggttaacaggagaaaagcatagaagtggtttttagggtttttttttttttacatgtacatgGGAACCTTCACAAGAGAATGAAGACCTGAGGAAGTGACCAGCGCAGAAAGCTTTTCTaccttttagaaaaagaaacaagtaagaCAAAGAGGTTTGGTTAAGGGTAGTTAATTGTGGAGAAATGACGAGGAAGATAAGGGTTAGTTTAACAAGGTTTGTTTGTATGGATTTTTTGGTCCAATTTCCCATCTctggtgataaaaatatttttcttcctcctgaTGTAGGGAGGGCATCTTTTACATGGGAATTTTATCTCcttcaggaagaaaaaggaaggtcAGAGTGCACTTCTAGCACCAGCTGTTTCTCAAATGCCTTTAActgaaaatattcaatatgccaaagtgacatattttggggtgacatgCTCTGAACTCCTTCATTCCCCTGTCTGAAACTTCCCTAGAGGTTTCACATAAACTCTGAGTTAGTGGCTGTGGAGAGAAGAATTGGGTTAGCAGCAGAGTGGCAAGGGATCTGCAAAGGGAGAGAAGAACATAGATTAGAATGAGGATgcataaacagaaaacaacacaTCTAAGCACACTTCCCCATATCCCATTAAATCAGTCTCCCATCCCTGGGAATAGGTCAGTCCAATAGAATGTCTGAGCCTCGTTTATCTGATGGAGGGTGTTTATCTTGTCTTCAAAAGGTGCAGATTAAACACTATTTGTCCCAGGTGATTTACATAGAAGCAGCATGCTTCATCAGTGATGGCACAAGCTCCTCTTTCTTGGGCTGTCAGTGTGTCCGGGGCAAGAAGATTTTCAAGTCCAGCAGAGGCTACTAACTTTTGACTGAAAGACTTCTGACATTTGCATACCAATATTGAACTCTTGTTCTGTTACTATGGAAAGATTTAGAACTGCCGTTTCCACCTCATAAGTTCCAAAGGCTAAGAAAAAGGATCTTAGTACTGAAAAGAACTTAGACTTGTGTATACAAGCCAGTTTTCTATAATATCTGGTCTAGTGTGTTTATGTGGCGCTACTTTATGAACAAAGAagccaaaggttttttttttttttttttttgcagtacggggcctctcactgtgggaTGAGaggatgtgggatcctcccggaccggggcacaaacccgtgtcccctgcatcggcagacggactcccaaccactgcgccaccagggaagcccctccagtcAGGCTTTTAATAAATGGCTAAAGAAAGGGAGGGCTTTGTGACAAGGaagcactttttttcttttcatctgggACTAGGGAGATGCAATAGGGGAGAAAATAGGTAGAAGGAAGTTTCTTGATCTGTGATCTTGGGAACAACTGTCTACTTCATGATTTTGTCTGCTTCTGGGACCTGGAAATTGGTCCTGGAAATCCTTAGTTTAAGGTCACCTTAGGAATGGTCTTCCAGTTGTCCTGGGAGTGCTGCTGATCTGGGTCAAAGCTGGCAGTGCTCGCATGAATCCAGGaggatttttcctttattttgatgGCAGTGTAAGTGCTCAGCAGTTTGTAAGGGCCTTCCCAGCAAGATGACAATGCATGCTTTCTTCTAAAAACCTTGATGTATACCCAATCTCCTGGTCAAAGGGGATAGCAAGTCAGTGCATTCCACGCCCTTTTTACTGTCGATAATATCCCCCAAGTATACTAGTTAGTTCCTGTATATGGCTAGTCGTAGTGTCATATTGTTCACTTAAGTCCCTATAGTGTTCACTCAATCCAGAAATGGGAGGTTTAGAGACGCCAGTAGGCATAGGGTGACCAAACACTATTTCAAAAGGGGTTAATCCACACCTTCTATTTGGAGTATTCTGGATTTTTATGAGGGCCAGAGGTAGTGCTTCTGGCCATTAAGTCCAGTTTCTTGATAGACTTTTCCTAAAGTCCTTttgcctctcccgctgcggagcacaggctccagacacgcaggcccagcggccacggctcatgggcccagctgctccacggcatgtgggatctgcccggactggggcacgaacccgtgtcccctgcatcggcaggcggactctcaaccactg
Coding sequences within it:
- the C4H4orf3 gene encoding uncharacterized protein C4orf3 homolog is translated as MEVGLAAEDGRDGPRERRGLGEAERPQQNHEVRPQSGADRLPKHSYWLDLWLFVLLDVVLFFFVYFLP